In Thiospirochaeta perfilievii, a single window of DNA contains:
- a CDS encoding ribonuclease Z → MEVYVLGCGGMMPLPGRHLTSVLVRREGELLLFDCGEATQVSLKRLNLKWKRISTIYISHTHADHITGLPGILMLSAQVDRTEPLTIIGPKKIKEYIESSISVLDMYINYEIIIKELENPENSTVVTETDEYYVKTIPLDHSKVCVGYTLVEKERPGVFFPEKARELQVPVGPMWSLLQGGESVTLDDGRIISPNDVLGRSRKGRKFSYVTDTAYIDTIAPIVEGSDLLICEGMFEEALIDSARDKKHMISKQSAKIAKDAGVKQLGLIHYSPRYMEKDLQKLLLEAQSVFKNTVLTRDRMLFDLPYEE, encoded by the coding sequence ATGGAAGTTTATGTATTAGGATGTGGTGGAATGATGCCTTTACCAGGCAGACACTTAACATCTGTATTAGTAAGAAGAGAAGGAGAACTCCTTCTTTTTGATTGTGGAGAAGCCACACAAGTATCTTTAAAACGTTTGAACCTTAAATGGAAAAGAATATCAACAATTTATATCTCCCACACCCACGCGGATCATATAACAGGCCTACCTGGAATATTAATGTTATCTGCTCAGGTTGATAGAACAGAACCTTTAACAATAATTGGACCTAAAAAGATCAAAGAGTATATAGAATCGAGTATTAGTGTTTTAGATATGTATATAAATTATGAAATAATTATCAAAGAACTTGAAAATCCTGAGAATTCTACGGTTGTTACCGAGACTGATGAGTATTATGTAAAAACAATACCACTAGACCACTCTAAGGTCTGTGTTGGTTATACTCTTGTGGAAAAGGAGAGACCTGGAGTCTTTTTTCCTGAAAAAGCAAGAGAGTTACAGGTCCCTGTTGGCCCTATGTGGTCTTTACTTCAAGGTGGGGAGTCTGTAACCCTAGATGATGGTCGAATAATATCTCCAAATGATGTGTTAGGCCGCTCAAGAAAGGGAAGAAAATTCAGTTATGTAACAGATACAGCTTATATTGATACCATAGCCCCTATTGTAGAGGGATCTGATCTACTTATTTGCGAAGGAATGTTTGAGGAAGCGTTAATAGATAGTGCTAGGGATAAAAAACATATGATATCTAAACAGTCTGCAAAAATAGCAAAGGATGCTGGTGTTAAACAGCTGGGCTTAATACATTATAGTCCAAGATATATGGAAAAGGATCTTCAGAAACTACTTCTAGAGGCTCAATCTGTTTTTAAAAACACTGTTCTTACCAGGGATAGGATGTTGTTTGATCTTCCCTATGAGGAGTAA
- the cls gene encoding cardiolipin synthase — translation MNIINIFKLINIILIVTFCFIVLLDLSKPPEVTFSWLIIILVFQFVGIILYILTGINYKARKIVSYLPEEIYKSELLDIISQQKKIYKNIQTKDEESNDMAKAMSLLLNCSNSIVTLNNTVWLYDSGVKLYDDILYDLKHAKSSIHMEYFIWKSDLLGYKILDILVERASKGVEVRLIFDGVGSFRRISIKYKRILKRAGIEFYYFLDPLAAPLKFLKFNYCNHRKIVVIDGHIGYTGGFNIGDEYITGGKHFNNWQDSHVKLRGDSVRMLQALFLTDWMNSSKERLSDRKYFPLSPATDGLPVQIAVSGPDSKWSSIHQLYFSMITNANNKIYIQSPYFIPDRSIIKALETAALSGVEVHLMMTGNPDKRLPFWTAQTYFESLLSAGVKIYLYKKGFLHSKVIIMDELISTVGSCNMDIRSFHINYEVNAVMYDKSISKKLTQSFLDNIEDCIRVKKGTYKDRKFLYKVRDSLCRLMAPLM, via the coding sequence GTGAATATAATAAATATTTTTAAGTTAATAAACATTATTCTAATAGTAACTTTTTGTTTTATAGTTTTACTAGATTTATCTAAACCCCCTGAAGTAACCTTTTCATGGTTAATTATTATCCTTGTATTTCAGTTTGTTGGAATAATTTTATATATTCTAACGGGAATAAACTACAAAGCTAGAAAAATTGTATCATATTTACCAGAAGAAATTTATAAATCCGAACTTTTAGATATAATATCCCAACAGAAAAAAATATATAAAAACATCCAAACAAAGGATGAGGAATCCAACGATATGGCAAAAGCTATGTCACTTCTGCTAAACTGTTCGAACTCCATTGTAACGCTAAATAATACTGTATGGTTATATGACTCTGGAGTAAAACTATACGATGATATTTTATATGACCTAAAACATGCTAAAAGTTCCATACATATGGAGTATTTTATATGGAAATCAGATCTTTTAGGATACAAAATTCTAGATATATTAGTTGAACGAGCATCTAAGGGTGTAGAAGTTAGACTTATATTTGATGGTGTAGGTTCATTTAGACGAATATCTATAAAGTATAAACGAATTCTAAAGAGAGCAGGAATAGAGTTTTACTATTTTTTAGATCCTTTAGCAGCCCCATTAAAATTTTTAAAGTTTAACTATTGTAACCACAGAAAGATTGTTGTTATTGATGGTCACATAGGTTACACAGGCGGGTTTAATATAGGTGATGAGTATATTACAGGGGGTAAACACTTTAATAACTGGCAGGATAGTCATGTAAAACTACGGGGTGATTCTGTAAGAATGTTACAAGCACTATTTCTAACAGATTGGATGAATTCCTCTAAAGAGAGATTATCTGATAGAAAGTACTTCCCTTTAAGCCCAGCTACTGATGGACTACCTGTGCAGATCGCAGTTAGTGGTCCTGATTCAAAGTGGAGTAGTATTCACCAGTTATACTTCTCTATGATTACAAATGCTAACAACAAAATTTATATTCAAAGCCCATATTTTATACCAGATAGATCTATTATTAAGGCTTTGGAAACTGCTGCATTAAGTGGAGTTGAGGTTCATTTAATGATGACAGGAAACCCAGATAAGAGACTCCCATTTTGGACTGCACAGACTTACTTTGAATCACTTTTAAGTGCTGGAGTTAAAATTTATCTATATAAAAAGGGTTTTTTACACTCTAAGGTTATTATTATGGATGAGCTAATATCAACTGTAGGTAGTTGTAATATGGATATACGAAGCTTTCATATCAATTATGAAGTTAACGCTGTTATGTATGATAAATCTATTAGTAAAAAACTAACTCAATCTTTTTTAGATAATATAGAAGATTGTATAAGAGTAAAAAAAGGTACATATAAAGATAGAAAATTTCTCTACAAAGTTAGGGACTCATTATGTCGTTTAATGGCCCCATTAATGTAG
- a CDS encoding Na+/H+ antiporter NhaC family protein → MDYEWLALLPPIIAIGFALWKRQVILSLLVGVFTGATIIAGWNPLKGLLDTFSVYIVEKSLADSWNIGIIVFLLAVGGMIGVIGKMGGTKAIATAIAKKATDVRSTQLATALMGIAIFFDDYANSIVVGNTMRPITDAQNISREKLAYIVDSSAAPVSSMAPISTWIAMELGLIAAGLADVGLSGDAMTVFFQTIPYRFYSLFALVLLFNLIIQRKDYSTMLKAEIRARKTGKVYADGANPLIAEDKNLLPDDGVDGSIWDVIIPITIFLLVTVFGLWYNGYEEGKNFKDSIGNSDASVVLTWAAFIGSIVAGSIGVIKKRFNLSGAMDSWVSGAKSMFTAVIILTLAFALKGVISEMGLDVWLGEIAKDSLNEGFLPLIVFAASMFMAFAIGSSWGTNGILMPIVIPIAAQVSNATGAVTPLMLACMGSVLTGAVFGDHCSPISDTTILSSSASGSDHIDHVRTQMPYAITAAVFAIIFGFIPAGFGLSPWISLILGLISITLFVKFFGKKIDNNGNIVE, encoded by the coding sequence ATGGATTATGAATGGTTAGCACTGCTGCCACCTATAATAGCAATAGGTTTTGCATTATGGAAAAGACAGGTTATTTTATCCCTTCTAGTTGGGGTTTTTACTGGAGCTACAATAATTGCTGGATGGAACCCATTAAAGGGTCTTTTAGATACATTTTCAGTTTATATTGTAGAAAAATCCTTAGCAGACTCTTGGAATATTGGGATTATAGTTTTCTTACTTGCAGTAGGTGGTATGATTGGTGTTATTGGAAAAATGGGTGGAACAAAGGCGATAGCTACAGCAATTGCTAAAAAAGCTACAGATGTTAGATCTACTCAGTTAGCAACCGCATTAATGGGTATAGCTATATTTTTTGACGACTATGCAAACTCAATAGTTGTTGGTAATACTATGAGACCAATTACAGATGCACAAAATATTTCAAGGGAGAAGCTAGCATATATTGTTGACTCTTCTGCTGCCCCTGTGTCATCTATGGCCCCAATATCAACTTGGATAGCAATGGAGCTAGGATTAATTGCTGCAGGTTTAGCTGATGTTGGTCTCTCTGGAGATGCAATGACAGTATTCTTCCAGACTATTCCGTATAGATTCTACTCCCTATTTGCTCTAGTATTACTATTTAACCTTATAATTCAGAGAAAAGATTATTCGACTATGTTGAAGGCTGAGATTAGAGCTAGAAAAACAGGGAAAGTTTATGCCGATGGTGCTAATCCGTTAATTGCTGAAGATAAGAACTTACTACCGGATGATGGTGTAGATGGTTCTATATGGGATGTTATCATTCCAATAACTATTTTTTTATTAGTTACTGTTTTTGGTCTTTGGTATAACGGATATGAGGAAGGAAAAAACTTTAAGGATAGTATTGGAAACTCTGATGCATCAGTTGTATTAACATGGGCTGCATTTATTGGATCTATTGTTGCAGGTTCTATAGGTGTAATAAAGAAGAGATTTAACCTCTCTGGAGCTATGGATTCATGGGTCTCTGGAGCTAAATCTATGTTCACAGCGGTAATTATTCTAACTTTAGCCTTTGCTCTAAAGGGCGTAATTTCCGAGATGGGCTTAGATGTATGGCTTGGGGAGATTGCTAAGGATAGTTTAAATGAGGGTTTCCTTCCCTTAATTGTTTTTGCTGCATCTATGTTTATGGCATTTGCCATAGGTTCTTCCTGGGGTACTAATGGTATTTTAATGCCAATTGTAATTCCTATAGCTGCACAGGTTTCTAATGCAACTGGAGCAGTAACACCTTTAATGTTAGCGTGTATGGGTAGTGTTTTAACAGGAGCTGTTTTTGGTGACCACTGTTCTCCAATTTCTGATACAACTATTTTATCATCCTCTGCTTCTGGTTCAGACCATATTGACCATGTTAGAACTCAGATGCCTTATGCTATAACAGCAGCAGTATTTGCGATAATTTTTGGTTTTATACCAGCAGGTTTTGGTTTATCTCCTTGGATATCCTTAATACTAGGTCTAATATCAATTACTCTGTTTGTTAAATTCTTTGGTAAGAAGATAGATAATAATGGAAATATAGTAGAGTAA
- a CDS encoding endonuclease/exonuclease/phosphatase family protein: MKIGIKVALALIGFVVLLTVGLLTWLTITDYKPNDVEKLTVENNRNTQLPDEITIFNWNIGYGALGQGTDFFFDGGETIITPESEYRGYMNGILDTIKDSEADILFFQEVDIDSKRSYYDNQLDIISNILPDYGSVFGTNYKVGYIPPPALFKESYGRVEAGLVMFSKYRMDESSRLSLPGGYSWPRSTLFLDRCMIVSRINRGDKNSIVLINTHNSAYDQGGFIKKMQLEFIKSFAETEYDKGNYVVIGGDWNSYMPGTDGETFKSEEGPSIYNQGLPKEWKMKGWNWAVDRKTPSSRSLKTPYVKGENFECVIDGFLLSPNIGIKSIKTEDLGFKFSDHNPIKLSLILN, encoded by the coding sequence ATGAAAATCGGAATAAAAGTAGCATTAGCTTTGATTGGTTTTGTAGTTCTTTTAACTGTAGGTCTCTTAACTTGGTTAACTATTACAGATTATAAGCCAAATGATGTAGAAAAACTAACTGTGGAAAATAATCGTAATACCCAGTTACCAGATGAAATAACTATCTTTAATTGGAATATTGGATATGGAGCATTAGGCCAGGGGACAGACTTCTTTTTTGATGGTGGTGAAACTATAATAACCCCAGAATCTGAGTATAGAGGTTATATGAATGGAATATTGGATACTATTAAGGATAGTGAAGCTGATATACTCTTTTTCCAAGAAGTTGATATAGATAGTAAGCGTTCATATTATGATAATCAATTAGATATTATATCTAATATATTACCAGACTATGGAAGTGTATTTGGAACCAATTATAAGGTAGGGTATATTCCTCCACCAGCTCTTTTTAAAGAATCCTATGGAAGGGTTGAGGCTGGTCTTGTTATGTTTTCTAAATACAGAATGGATGAATCAAGTCGGCTTTCACTTCCTGGGGGGTACTCTTGGCCTAGAAGTACACTTTTTTTAGATAGATGCATGATAGTAAGTCGCATTAATAGAGGGGATAAAAACTCTATAGTTTTAATAAATACCCATAATTCAGCCTATGATCAGGGAGGGTTTATTAAAAAAATGCAACTTGAATTTATAAAGAGTTTTGCAGAAACAGAGTATGATAAAGGAAACTATGTAGTTATTGGAGGAGACTGGAACAGCTATATGCCTGGTACAGATGGTGAAACTTTCAAATCGGAAGAGGGTCCTAGTATTTATAATCAGGGTTTACCTAAAGAGTGGAAAATGAAAGGCTGGAATTGGGCTGTTGATAGAAAGACTCCATCAAGTAGATCTTTAAAAACCCCATATGTAAAGGGAGAGAATTTTGAGTGTGTTATTGATGGATTCCTTCTATCTCCTAATATTGGGATAAAAAGTATAAAAACAGAAGATCTAGGATTTAAATTCTCAGATCACAATCCTATAAAATTATCACTTATATTAAATTAG
- a CDS encoding MarR family winged helix-turn-helix transcriptional regulator gives MEWMRQYKEISELVIKVMNKYSSIHKKQLCFYKDHTLSFSEAQVIEEILRHKDANMTKLSKELGVTKAAITKTMKKLESKKYISRYKLLSNNKEILVLVTELGEVVYNNYQQYIYENLFKDIYTMFDDRDEKYVDDFLSFFRAADRSITDISKDKIDKE, from the coding sequence ATGGAGTGGATGAGACAGTATAAAGAGATTAGTGAGCTTGTTATAAAGGTCATGAATAAATACTCATCTATACATAAAAAACAGTTATGTTTTTATAAAGATCACACCTTATCCTTTTCCGAAGCACAGGTTATTGAAGAGATTCTAAGACATAAGGATGCTAATATGACCAAGCTTTCTAAGGAGTTAGGAGTAACAAAAGCTGCAATTACCAAGACTATGAAAAAACTTGAGAGTAAAAAATATATTAGCAGGTATAAACTCCTTTCTAATAATAAGGAGATATTAGTCCTGGTAACAGAGCTTGGAGAGGTGGTGTATAATAACTATCAACAATATATATATGAAAACCTTTTTAAGGATATCTATACAATGTTTGATGATAGAGATGAGAAATATGTAGATGATTTTTTATCCTTTTTTAGAGCCGCAGACAGATCCATTACGGATATTTCTAAGGATAAGATTGATAAAGAGTAA
- the metH gene encoding methionine synthase: MNKEEFIKLMKERILILDGAMGTMIQERKLSEDDFRSERFKNHPSPLQGNNDLLILTQPDIIKEIHRDFLNAGADIVSTNTFNSTKVSQEDYGTQDLVYELNYNGAKIAKEVCNEFSDKPRFVAGSIGPTSRTLSLSPDVNNPGYRNMDFDTLKDDYFVAVKALVEGGADIILLETVFDTLNAKACMYAVASYFDECGKDIPVMISGTITDASGRTLSGQTAKAFFYSVTHINPVSVGFNCALGAEDLKPHLEDVSNIAWTGISTHPNAGLPNEFGEYDQSPEFMANILEDFAKEGLVNIVGGCCGTTPIHIEAIAKSVKKYKPRVIKENPHNSFYTGLEPLVLNENSLFQNVGERNNVTGSRKFARLIREKKYEEALEISRSQVENGADIIDINLDEAMLDSKEEMKIFLNLIASEPDISRVPLMIDSSKWEVIEQGLKCVQGKAIVNSISLKEGEERFLELAKKIRNYGAATIVMAFDEVGQADTADRKVEICTRSYNLLREKLNFPPEDIIFDPNILAIATGIEEHNNYAVDFINAVGRIKKSLPYTRISGGVSNVSFSFRGNNPVREAIHTVFLYHAIKNGMDMGIVNAGQLGVYDEIPKHLLTLVEDVVLNRNSEATDRLIDAAANFQSSGKAVVEDLSWREEPVESRLIHSLVKGITNFLDTDVEEVRLKMDKAIDVIEGPLMAGMDRVGDLFGSGKMFLPQVVKSARVMKQAVAILMPFIEAEKVGTSTSKGKVLMATVKGDVHDIGKNIVGVVLQCNNYEVIDLGVMVPCKKILDVAKEENVDLIGLSGLITPSLDEMVYVATELEKSGMKIPVFIGGATTSKIHTAVKIAPATTNPVVYVPDASRTIGVLNSILNKDTGRAYGEKISLEYQVLREQREIRNKKREILSLEEANRAKFKIEPNYTPIKPSYIGVKHYTDIKPESLVDFIDWTFFYYAWGMKKSNPESKKLLAEGKAMLDKMLHRLSVSAYVGFFPAVTKGNTIYITLNDGTVAKYPTLRQQEKNRNGHCLSLSDYILTDEIDKQDYIGLFAGTPGIGLDDILDEYRDDDYNLMLIKTLSYRLAEALSEYLHRVVRTQTWGYSPKENIPIKDLLKGRYDTIRPAPGYGCCPDHREKKLIFEILGIDDIELTESYMMKPVSSTCGYYFSHPESEYFSIGTIGQDQTSLYAKEREEKEDEQYKWLSGNIN, encoded by the coding sequence ATGAATAAAGAAGAGTTTATTAAACTAATGAAGGAAAGAATCCTTATTTTAGATGGTGCTATGGGTACTATGATCCAGGAGAGGAAGCTAAGTGAAGATGATTTTAGATCGGAAAGATTTAAAAATCATCCAAGCCCGTTACAGGGGAATAATGACCTTCTAATATTAACCCAACCAGATATTATTAAGGAGATCCATAGGGATTTCCTTAATGCAGGTGCAGATATAGTTTCTACTAATACTTTTAACTCAACTAAGGTATCCCAGGAGGATTATGGAACCCAGGACTTAGTATATGAGCTTAATTATAATGGAGCAAAAATTGCAAAAGAGGTTTGTAACGAGTTTAGTGATAAACCACGATTTGTAGCAGGTTCTATAGGCCCTACAAGTAGAACCTTATCCCTAAGTCCTGATGTAAACAATCCAGGATATAGAAACATGGATTTTGATACCTTAAAGGATGACTATTTTGTTGCAGTTAAGGCTCTTGTTGAGGGAGGGGCTGATATAATCCTGCTTGAAACAGTTTTTGATACATTAAATGCTAAGGCTTGTATGTACGCTGTAGCTTCTTATTTTGATGAGTGTGGAAAAGATATCCCTGTTATGATCTCTGGAACAATAACAGATGCAAGTGGTAGAACCCTATCCGGGCAAACAGCAAAGGCTTTTTTCTACTCAGTCACCCATATTAATCCTGTTTCTGTTGGTTTTAACTGTGCCCTAGGTGCCGAAGATCTAAAACCTCACCTAGAGGATGTAAGTAACATAGCTTGGACAGGAATTTCCACCCACCCTAACGCAGGACTACCAAATGAGTTTGGGGAGTATGATCAAAGTCCTGAATTTATGGCAAATATTTTAGAGGATTTTGCTAAGGAAGGCTTAGTAAATATTGTAGGAGGTTGTTGTGGAACTACTCCTATACATATTGAAGCAATAGCTAAATCCGTAAAAAAATATAAACCAAGAGTTATTAAAGAGAACCCTCATAATAGTTTTTATACAGGGTTAGAACCCTTAGTTTTAAATGAAAATTCCCTATTTCAAAATGTAGGGGAGCGGAATAATGTAACAGGTTCTAGAAAATTCGCACGGCTTATTAGAGAGAAAAAATATGAAGAGGCACTTGAGATATCCAGAAGTCAGGTTGAAAACGGTGCTGATATAATTGATATAAATCTAGATGAAGCGATGTTAGACTCCAAGGAGGAGATGAAGATCTTTTTAAATCTTATCGCATCTGAACCTGATATCTCAAGGGTTCCACTAATGATAGATTCATCTAAATGGGAAGTTATAGAGCAGGGGCTTAAATGTGTCCAGGGTAAGGCTATTGTAAACTCTATAAGTTTAAAGGAAGGGGAAGAGAGATTCCTTGAACTTGCAAAAAAAATAAGAAATTACGGTGCTGCTACAATTGTTATGGCCTTTGATGAGGTTGGACAAGCTGATACAGCTGATAGAAAAGTTGAGATATGTACTAGAAGTTATAACCTTTTAAGGGAGAAACTAAACTTCCCCCCAGAGGATATTATATTTGATCCAAATATATTAGCTATTGCCACAGGTATCGAAGAGCATAATAACTACGCAGTAGACTTTATTAACGCAGTAGGCAGAATAAAAAAGAGCCTCCCATATACTCGAATTAGTGGAGGAGTTAGTAATGTATCCTTCTCCTTTAGAGGAAATAATCCAGTTAGAGAGGCTATCCATACTGTCTTTTTATATCATGCCATAAAAAATGGAATGGATATGGGAATTGTTAACGCTGGACAGTTAGGTGTGTATGATGAAATCCCTAAACATCTTCTAACCCTTGTAGAAGACGTTGTTTTAAATAGAAATAGTGAGGCTACAGATAGATTAATAGATGCTGCAGCAAACTTCCAGTCATCAGGTAAGGCTGTAGTAGAGGATTTATCCTGGCGAGAAGAACCAGTTGAGAGTAGACTTATTCACTCCCTAGTAAAGGGAATTACAAACTTTCTTGATACAGATGTAGAAGAAGTTCGGCTTAAGATGGATAAGGCCATCGATGTTATAGAGGGACCTTTAATGGCTGGAATGGATCGAGTTGGGGATCTTTTTGGTTCCGGGAAGATGTTTCTGCCCCAGGTAGTTAAAAGCGCAAGGGTTATGAAGCAGGCGGTGGCCATCTTGATGCCATTTATTGAGGCTGAAAAAGTTGGAACATCTACTTCTAAGGGCAAGGTTTTAATGGCTACAGTTAAGGGTGATGTTCATGATATTGGGAAAAATATTGTTGGTGTTGTTTTACAGTGTAATAACTATGAGGTTATTGATCTTGGTGTTATGGTTCCCTGTAAAAAAATATTAGATGTAGCAAAAGAAGAAAATGTTGATTTAATAGGTTTAAGTGGACTAATTACCCCATCATTAGATGAAATGGTATACGTTGCTACAGAACTTGAAAAAAGTGGTATGAAGATTCCAGTATTTATTGGTGGAGCTACAACAAGTAAGATTCATACTGCTGTTAAAATAGCACCAGCTACTACTAACCCTGTAGTCTATGTTCCAGATGCATCTAGAACTATAGGAGTTTTAAACTCCATTTTAAACAAGGATACTGGTCGTGCCTATGGGGAAAAAATCTCCTTAGAGTATCAGGTTTTAAGGGAACAGCGGGAGATAAGAAATAAAAAACGAGAAATCCTATCCCTAGAAGAGGCAAACAGGGCAAAATTTAAAATAGAACCCAATTATACACCTATAAAACCATCTTATATAGGAGTTAAGCACTATACGGATATAAAACCAGAAAGCCTTGTGGATTTTATAGATTGGACCTTCTTCTATTATGCCTGGGGGATGAAAAAGAGTAATCCAGAGTCTAAAAAGTTATTAGCAGAGGGTAAAGCTATGCTGGATAAGATGTTGCATCGACTCTCTGTATCAGCTTATGTAGGTTTTTTCCCAGCAGTTACTAAGGGTAATACTATCTACATAACCCTTAATGATGGAACTGTGGCAAAGTATCCAACTTTAAGACAACAAGAAAAAAATAGAAACGGTCACTGTCTTAGTCTTAGTGACTATATTTTAACAGATGAGATTGATAAACAGGACTATATAGGTCTATTTGCTGGAACTCCAGGCATTGGTTTAGATGATATTTTAGATGAGTATAGGGATGATGATTACAATTTGATGTTAATAAAAACCCTATCCTACAGGCTTGCTGAAGCTTTAAGTGAGTATCTACATCGGGTTGTTAGAACCCAGACATGGGGTTATAGTCCAAAGGAAAATATACCTATTAAAGATCTCCTTAAAGGGCGTTATGACACTATACGACCAGCACCGGGTTATGGTTGTTGTCCTGATCACAGGGAGAAAAAACTCATATTTGAGATTCTAGGAATAGATGATATTGAGTTAACTGAGAGTTATATGATGAAACCTGTATCATCTACATGTGGGTACTACTTTTCCCACCCTGAAAGTGAATATTTTTCAATTGGGACTATTGGACAAGATCAAACTTCTCTCTATGCAAAAGAGAGGGAAGAGAAGGAAGATGAACAGTATAAGTGGTTATCTGGAAATATTAATTAA
- a CDS encoding anti-phage deoxyguanosine triphosphatase, whose protein sequence is MKKFWQDRRSGGLVDRPENNRDSYERDRARIIHSAAFRRLQSKTQVLGVSDGDFHRTRLTHSMEVAQIGKGIVTHLEGKNRYLPPVDLIEAISLAHDIGHPPFGHGGELALNTMMEEWGGFEGNGQTLRLLSKLEAHTPGFGLNLTRRTLLGVIKYPVNYSLLLKKDTKGYSSNKIHPPKCYHDSELDVTDWIFSPLPKSDIDLFTTYIHPTESKVGKTIYHSLDTSIMELADDISYAVHDFEDGVALKLIHSDVWKDVEDRVDTTWMKKMGLDNIKNDLFSRDINAHHLRKSAIGGLVHALIISSYIEDVPGFESPIFSYKATLTPNAKKLLDVLKEITTMYIIKSQAGQTIEFKGRHVVTKLFEAFSSDPEMLMPKDFVTVYKNQETKSDSMRVICDYISGMSDAYAGKIYSRLFIPGSGTAFDLL, encoded by the coding sequence ATGAAAAAGTTTTGGCAAGATAGAAGAAGTGGAGGTCTAGTAGATAGACCAGAAAATAATAGGGACTCCTACGAACGAGATCGGGCAAGAATTATTCATTCTGCAGCTTTTAGAAGACTCCAGTCTAAAACACAGGTTCTAGGTGTCTCTGATGGAGATTTCCACAGGACAAGGTTAACCCACTCCATGGAAGTTGCCCAAATTGGTAAAGGAATTGTAACTCACTTAGAGGGAAAAAACAGATATTTACCTCCAGTTGATTTAATTGAGGCTATTAGTTTAGCCCATGATATTGGACACCCTCCCTTTGGCCATGGTGGAGAGTTGGCTTTAAATACAATGATGGAAGAGTGGGGTGGATTTGAAGGTAATGGTCAGACGTTAAGACTTCTGTCTAAACTTGAAGCACACACTCCAGGGTTTGGACTAAACTTAACAAGAAGAACCCTATTAGGGGTTATAAAGTATCCTGTAAACTACTCCTTGTTATTAAAAAAAGATACAAAGGGGTATTCATCAAATAAAATTCACCCCCCTAAATGTTATCATGACTCGGAATTAGATGTTACAGATTGGATCTTCTCCCCTCTACCTAAAAGTGATATTGATCTATTTACTACCTATATTCACCCAACAGAGAGTAAGGTTGGGAAAACTATATACCACTCTTTAGATACATCTATTATGGAGTTAGCCGATGATATATCCTACGCGGTCCATGACTTTGAGGATGGAGTAGCCTTAAAATTGATACATTCTGATGTCTGGAAGGACGTTGAAGATAGGGTTGACACTACTTGGATGAAAAAGATGGGGTTAGACAATATTAAAAATGATCTGTTTAGTAGGGATATAAATGCCCACCACTTAAGAAAGAGTGCAATTGGAGGTCTTGTGCACGCTTTAATAATATCCTCTTATATTGAGGATGTTCCTGGATTTGAATCCCCAATCTTCTCATATAAAGCAACATTAACTCCTAATGCAAAGAAGCTACTTGATGTTTTAAAAGAGATAACTACTATGTATATAATAAAGTCCCAGGCGGGGCAGACCATTGAGTTTAAGGGGAGACACGTTGTAACAAAGTTATTCGAAGCGTTCTCTTCTGATCCAGAGATGTTAATGCCTAAGGACTTTGTAACTGTTTATAAAAACCAAGAGACTAAAAGTGATAGTATGCGGGTTATATGTGATTATATTTCTGGTATGTCCGATGCCTACGCAGGTAAAATTTATAGTCGTCTATTTATTCCAGGAAGTGGAACAGCTTTTGACTTGCTATAA